AGTCGGCCAAGAGCTACGACGACGTCGCCGTCGGCATCACCTCCTACGTCGACAGCGACACCGGACAGGAGACGGGCCTGTCCCAGCGGACGCTCGACAGGATCGGCGAACTGGACGGGGTCGCCTCCGTCACCGGACGGGTGAACGGCTTCGCCGGGGTCGCCGACCCCGACGGCAGGCTCATCGGCGCCGACTGGTCCAACACGGGCTCCAACTTCGCCCCCGGCAAGGACGGCAAAGACCCCGCCTACGACTTCACCGACGGCGCCGGCCCGGTGCGGGACGACCAGATCGCACTCGACAGGGACACCGCCGCCAAGGGCGAGTACGAGGTCGGCGACAAGGTGCGCGTCGCCACGAACGGCCCGGTCAAGGAGTTCAGGCTCACCGGTGTCTTCACCACCGACGACGGTGCCGTCAGCGTCGGCGGCAGCCTGGTCCTCTTCGACACCTCCCTCGCCCAACGCCTCTACCTGAAGCCGGGCCACTTCCACGACGTGACCGTCACCGCCGCGCCCGGCGCCGACGACGAGAAGATCCTCGACGCCATCAAGCCGCTGATGCCCGAGAACTCCGAGGCGCAGACGGGCGCCACGCTCGCCGAGGATCAGGCCTGGACGATCGAGCAGGACATGAGCAGCCTCAACCAGATGCTGCTGGGCTTCGCGGGCATCGCGCTCTTCGTGGGCGTGTTCCTGATCGCCAACACCTTCACCATGCTGGTCGCCCAGCGCACCAGGGAACTCGCTCTGATGCGCGCGGTGGGTGCCTCGCGCAAACAGATCACCCGCTCCGTGCTGACCGAGGCCGGTCTGGTCGGTCTGGTCGCTTCCGTGGTCGGCTTCGGACTCGGTGTGGCCCTGGCCGCCGGGCTGCGCTCGGGGATGGCCGCGTTCGACATGAAGGTGCCGGCCGGCCCCCTGGTCATCGGTACGACGCCGCTGATCACCGCGCTCGCCGTCGGCATCCTCGTCACCATGTTCGCGGCCTGGCTGCCCGGCCGCCGCGCCGGGAAGATCCCGCCGGTGGCGGCGATGAACAGTGTCCACGCGGTGGCGACCACCAAGTCGCTGGTCGTACGCAACTCCATCGGGGCCGCTGTCACCGCGCTCGGCGTCGCGCTGATCACGGCGGGTGCGCGATCGGCGAGCAGGGCCGGGAGATCATCGGCGGCGGTGCGTTCTTCGCGCTGGTCGGCGTGATCGTACTGATCCCGCTGCTGTCCCGCCCGGTCATCGCGCTCGTACGGCCCTTCCTGGTCCGTGCCTTCGGGGTGGCCGGCAAGCTGGCCGGGCAGAACGCGGTCCGCAACCCGCGCCGAACCGGCGCCACCGCCTCCGCGCTGGCCATCGGTCTGACGCTGGTCACCGGCCTGTCGGTGCTGGGCGTCTCGATGGGCGCGGCGCTGGACCGGGCGACCACCGAGCAGATCAAGGCCGACTACATGGTCGAGACAGCCGCCGCCGGTGGCCTTGACCGGTCCGCGCTGACCGCGCTGGACAGGACGCCGGGTGTCTCGGCCCTCTCGCCGGACCAGTCGGCGTACTTCCGCGTCAAGGACGATTTCGTGCCGGCGACGGGCGTCACGCCGGGCGATGTCGAGCGGGTCCTCGACATCGATGTGGTGAACGGTTCGCTGAGCTCGCTCGGCAAGGGGCAGATGGCGGTCGACGAGAAGACGGCCACCGAGCAGGGCTGGAAGGTCGGTGCCACGGTGCCGGTCACGTTCGAGGACGGCAAGAAGGGCTCACTGAAGGTCGGCGCCGTCTACGAGGAGGGGGCGGTGCTCTCCTCGGTGCTGGTGGACACGAAGGTCGTCACCCCGCACGAGGCACAGCCGTACATCTCCCGGATCTTCGTGAAGATGGACGGCGGCCCCAGCGACGCGAACGAGAAGGCACTGATCAGCGCCCTCGGCAAGAACCCGGCGGTCGCTGTCATGGACCAGAAGGACATCCGCGACGAACTCGGCGGCGCCGTCAACATGATGCTGAACATCATGTACGGGCTGCTGGCGATGGCGCTGCTGATCGCGGTGCTCGGCGTGGTCAACACCCTGGCCATGTCGGTCTTCGAGCGTCAGCAGGAGATCGGCATGCTGCGGGCGATCGGCCTGGACCGTCCCCGGGTGAAGCGGATGGTCCGCCTGGAGGCCGTCGTCATCTCCGTCTTCGGCGCGGTGGTCGGCGTCGCCCTCGGCACGTTCCTGGGCTGGGCGATCGGCCAGACCACCAAGGGCGATCTGCCGAAGTACGCGCTGGTCGTCCCGTGGGACCGGATCGGGATCTTCCTGGTCCTGGCAGCCTTCGTGGGCGTCCTGGCCGCGATGTGGCCGGCGCGCAGCGCCGCGAAGCTCGACATGCTGAACGCCATCAAGGCCGAGTAGGCCGGTTGTCGGGGGCGGGCTCCCCCTATACTCACTATTGGTAACTAATCACTCCAGCGTAACCAGCGGAGGTGCGTGACGCATGTCGCAACACCCAGCCTTCGACGTGCTCACGGCGACCTGCCCGTCGCGCACCTCACTGGCCCGGATCGCCAACAAGTGGACCGCCATGATCGTGATCGCGCTCGGCCCGGGCCCGATGCGCTTCGGCGACCTGCGCACCACGGTCGACGGGATCAGCGCGAAGGTCCTCACCGACACCCTGCGGGACCTCGAACGCGACGGACTCGTCGCGCGCCACGCGTACGCCGAGATCCCGCCCAGGGTCGAATACGAACTCACCGCCCTCGGACAGACCCTGCACGCTCCCCTGCGCGCTCTGGGCCAGTGGGCCGAGGCGCACATCAACGCGGTACTCGCGGCACGCGAAGCCTACGACGCCCAACGCTGACGCCTCCAAGCGCTTCCCCGGCCATCGACGGCACGAGGCCTTCCCGACCGGCGGTCGGGAAGGCCTCGATGCGTCGCGGCGCTGCGGGCCGGTTGGAGAACCCGGCGGGCTCACCGGCCCCAGAACTCGTCCTCGGCCGCCTGGTCGCCGGAGAACAGCCACATCTCGACGATCTTCCCGTCCCTGACACGCAGGACGTCCACGCCGTCCATGCTCATCGACGCGCCGTCGCGCCGACCGGAGAAGTGGATGCCGGCCGCCACCATGTCGTCGTTGCCCATGAGGGTATGGACGGCGTCGATCGCGAAGGAACCCTGGCTGGTCTGCATCATCCCGCCGAGCATCGCGAAGACGGCGTCACGCCCCTTCCGCTCGCCCGAGAACTGGTTGGCGCCGGGCTGGTGCCAGACGATCCCCTCGTCGAGGAGTTCACCCACCCTGGCCAGGTCACCCTGCTGTACAGCCTGGAAGTACTCACGGGCGATGTCGACGTTCGTACCGGTCATCACACTCACTCCTTGAACCTGCGTTCTCCCTGGTGCTGCCAATACTTACGATCGGTAACCAGTCACCTCAAGGTAACTATTGGGATCGTGTGACCCACGTCACAACACATCCCTTCCCCCGGCGCGCCAGCTAGGTCAGCAGGGTCGCGGCCTCCGGCACCGCCGGGCCGTCGTCGAAGGTCAGCGCGAGGCACCTGAGCCTCCTGCAGTCGGTGTCGTCGTCGCCGGAAGCGGTGTGGTTGGGGACAGCCGGCGTGGGGATGTGCGTCGCGCCCAGGTCGAGCGAACGGCTGGGCGCCACCGTCTGCCGCTGGACACGCTTCCCGAAAGCGGACAGCCAGGGGGTGACCGTCTCCTTGGAGAGCGTCACCGTGAAGGCGCCGGCGGCCGGTGCGCTCACGTCGCCCTGGTCGATGGTCACCCGCAGTCCGCCGTCGGCGGTGAACGCCATGTCATCCAGGGCGGCGGCGCGGGAGTCCGGGGCGGAGAACGTGTCGTCGAGGGAGGCGGCATCCACGCCTTCGCGCCCCTTGAGCCGGTCCTTCAAGGCGCCGAGAAAGGCGCCCCGGGAGCCTTCGGCGACGAGCCCGAGGGCCGTTCGGTACGCGCCCGCCCTGCCGTCGTACCAGTACGTCGTCGCCGACTGCCCGGACCCGGCGCCGCTGGGGTCATGGGTGCTGAGCCGGACGCCGAGGACGTCACCGGAGGCGACCAGGAACCGGTGGCTGATGTTGAGCTCGATGCCCTCCGCGCTGCCCGTGCCGTCCTCGCATACCGCCGAGCCCGAGCGGAAGGAGGCCAGGCGCCGCTCCACGTACTTCTTCATCGCTGCCGTCATCGCCTCGGCGCCGGGCACGTCGGGGTAGCTCGTCGCGAAGGGGCAGGACTTGTCTTCACTGTTGTCGCTGACGATCTCCAGACCCTTGATCTTCGACGGGTCGGCACCTCGGACGGGGGAGGGGGCGGGAGTGGAACCGGGCCGGGCGAATGCCGCATCCGCGGACCCGGACGTTCCGGGCGAGCAGGCCGCCGCGAAGGAGAGGGCGCCGAGCAGCAGAAGGGAGGGGACAAGAGTGTGAGTGCGCATGAGTGAGACCAGAACCTGACTGAGGGGATTCGCGGACGCGGCCGACGGACGCCGCGGTCGTTCTGGTCAGTGATCTTCCAGGTCAGAGACATTTTTCAGCGACCCACACGGCCCTCTGAAAAATCGAACCCCCGCCCCTTTTCCGCTGGTTGCATCCTTTTCCTACGCTATTGACACAGGGGCGACGGTCAGAAGCTGGACGGCACGTGGGGGCCACCGACGTACACCGTGCCACCGTCCTCGGCGCAGGCGAGGGACCGGATCTCGTCGCCGGGCGTGGGCAGGTCCGACAGTGCTGCCGTCGGACGAGAAGGCGAGCGCCCGTCCGGTGACCTTTCCGACTCCGGATCGACGTACTGGAGGTGGCCGGGCGGCCGGCCGCGCCGGAGGTGTCGAGGACCGTACGCACCCGGTGTTCGCCCACGTCCCACACGGTGAAGCGCAGCCGCAGCGAGCCGTGTGTGACGACGTGGTGTCGGCGACGGCCGGCGCACGGCCGTCCGGGCTGAACGCCGGTCAGGTCGAGGGAGTGGACCGTGGCGCAGGCACACCGGCGCGTAAGGCCCTTACGCTCACGCGGGGCCTGGCTGCTCCTCCAGCGCGCCCATCGCCCGGTCGAGCAGCGCGGCCAGGGGAACAGCGCCCTCGCAAGCCACCCACCCCGTGGCGGCCACGTCCAGGCAGGCGAGCGCGGCGGCGACCAGCGCGCTCGGCCTGGTGTCCTCCGGCCGGTCGGGGCTGGCCTCGAGTCGCCGGGCGATTTCCGGCACCAGCAGCTCCTGCCAGCTCCGTTGCTTCTCATGGTGCCCGGCACGCAGAGCCGGGGTCTCCTGGAGCATGCGCAGATAGCTGAGTGCCTGCTCGGGTGCCTGCTCGTTCATCCGCGTCAGGACATCGAAGGACCGGCGCAGCGCCTCCCAGGGCCGCTCGTCGTCGGGGCGGGCGGCGAGCGCCTCCGCGATCCGGCGACCGGACTCCGCCAGGCGCCCGAGGACGATTTCCTCCTTGGTGCCGAAGTACCGGAACAGGCTGGCGCGCGACAGACCCACCTCGGCGGCGATCTGGTCGACGGTCGTCTTGTCGAACCCCTGCTCGGTGAAGAGCCGGTGCGCCACCTCGACCACTTCCGTCCGAACCGTCGCACGCATGCGCTCACGCAAGCCGGGCGGCTTGCCTGCGGACTGGGCGGCGGCACGGGCGGTCTCGGACATGCCAGAAGGGTACAGCGAGGGCTCAATTTGATACCGAGTATCAAACCCCAGTGACACCGGTCCGTCACCGCCACCACCGCCACGATCGACACCCCGCCGCTGTTCGACGGCGCGTGGGTCCGCCCCGAAGGATCGCCTCGCCGTGGGCGGCCACCCGCAGGCTGAGACTCAGTATCAAAGTGAGTCGCAGATTCGATGCTGTACGCTGCCCCGCATCAGCGAGGCACGTTTGACAACTGGGGGACAGAGATGTCTTCAGACGGGGCGCACGGTGACCAGGTGACGTCCGGACTCGACCGGCGTACTGAGCTGAGGGAGTTCCTGCGTTCCCGTAGGGCCCGGCTCAGGCCCGAGGACGTGGCCTGCCCTCGTACGGGCGGCGGCGGGTTCCCGGACTACGGCGCGAGGAGTTGGCGCAGTTGGCGGGAATGTCGTACGCGTACTACGCACGCCTGGAGCAGGGCTACGGCGAGACCATGTCGGCCGAGGTGCTGGACGCCGTCGCCCGCGCCCTGCGCCTGAGCCAGGAGGAGAGTGACCATTTGGTCCGGCTGGCTCAGCCCGAGCGTCGGAGCACGGCGCAGGCCGCACCCTCGCCGCAGCGACTGCGGCCCACCGTCCAGCACCTGCTCGACGCGCTCGGTGTACCCGCCTACGTCGTCGGCCGACGCCTGGACATCCTGGGGTGGAACCGGCTCGCCACCGCCGTCTTCGGGGACTGGGACCAACTGCCGCCCGAGGAGCGCAACGTGGCCCGGCTGTTCTTCCTCTCGCCCGAGGCGCGCGACCGCTTCGCCGACCCGGACCATAGGGCTCTGCGAATCGCCGGCGTGCTGCGCATGAACGCCGGCAAGAGCCCCGGGGATTCATACCTCTCTTCGCTGATCCAGGAGCTGTCGCAGAAGAGCGAGGAGTTCCGGCGGTTGTGGGCACGGCACGAGGTGAGCTGCCCGAGCACCGGCGAGCCCGTACGGATGCGGCACCCGCTCGTGGGAGAGTTCGACCTCGTCCACGAGCCCGTGACGCTGCCGGGGGGCGCCCCCATGCGGCTGATGACCTACCACGCCGAGCCGGGCTCCCGCTCGGAGGAAGCCCTGCGGATGCTGGCCAGTTGGGAAATGGAGCCGCTGCGCTGATCTACCCGGTGCATGTCACGCCGTCATGCGGCCAGTACCGAGGAGGGTGACATCCCGGCCACCGGGACGGAACCGTGTATGGGGCCGGGGACGCGGGACAAGGGCAGCCCGGTGCCGTTGTTGACGTGGGCGATGATCTCGGCGGTGATGGAGATCGCTGTCTCTTCGGGGGTGTGGGCGCCGAGGTCGAGTCCGATCGGCGAGTGCAGGAGCGCGAGGTGCTCTTCGGGCACGCCGGTCTCACGCAGACGTTCCAGGCGGTGTTCGTGGCTGCGCCGGGAGCCCATCGCGCCTATGTAGCCGACCGGGAGGCCGAGGGCCAGGCGCAGCAGGGGGATGTCGAACTTGGCGTCGTGGGTGAGGACGCAGATCGCGGTACGGGCGTCGACTTCCGTGGCCTCCAGGTAGCGGTGGGGCCAGTCGACGACGACCTCGTCGGCGTGTGGGAAGCGCTGAGTGGTGGCGAAGACGGGGCGGGCGTCGCAGACGGTGACGTGGTAGCCGAGGAAGCGTCCGGCCTGGCTGAGGGCGGCGGCGAAGTCGACGGCGCCGAAGATCAGCATGCGGGGCGGCGCCGCCTGGGTGTGGACCAGGAGCGTCAGCTTCTCCGGGCAGGTGTCGGCGTCCCCGCCGACCTCGACGCGGGCGGTACGGCCTGCCCGCAGCAGTGCGCGGACCTGGGTGGCCACCGTACGGTCCTGCTGTCGGCTGCCCAGTGTCCCGTCGTACGCGCTGCCGCCACCGAAGACGGACAGGGTGCGGCCGAGAATCTGCTGCGGCCCGTCCACCACCTGTGCCACGGCGACGGGCACACCGGCCGACACCTGTTCCAGGGTGGTGGTGAGGTGGGGCTGGTCGGCGGGGTCGACCCGCTGCACCAGGACCTCCAGCTCCCCGCCGCAGGTCAGGCCCACGGCGAAGGCGTCGTCGTCGGAGTAGCCGAACGAGGCCCGCACCGGGGGTTCGCCCGTCTCCAGCACCTGTTGGCACAGCTCGTAGACGGCGCCTTCCACGCATCCTCCGGAGACGCTGCCGACCGCCTCGCCGTCCGTGCCCACGGCCAGTGCGGTGCCGGGTGGCAAGGGTGCGCTGCCCCTGACCTGGATGACGGTGGCCAGGGCGAAGGGGCGGGCCTCGCGGCACCAGCGGTACAGCGTGTCCGCGATGTTCAGCATGAGTGGCTCTCCTGGGGGAGGTTGGGAAGCCCGCCGCCGCGCCGGCGTAGGGGGATCGAGGGCACGGCGGCGGGCCGATCAGTGGGACGCTCTCGGGGCCCGCCCGGGTGGCGGGAGGGGCCCCTGCCGCCCGGGGCTCAGAGCAGGGCTTCGGCGGTGATGGGCAGGTCGCGGACGCGACGGCCGGTGGCGTTGAAGACCGCGTTCGCGATGGCCGGCGCGACCCCGACCTTCACGATCTCGCCGAGGCCCTTGACGCCGATCGGGTCGGCGTGGAGGTCCTCCCGTCCAGATAGATCGCCTTGAGGTCGGGGACGTCGGCGTTGACGGGGACGAGGTAGTCGGCGAGGTCGGCGTTGACGATCCGGCCGTCGCGGTGGTCGGTGACCGTGTGCTCCAGCAGGGCCTGCCCGATGCCGCCCACCATGGCGCCGAGGGCCTGGCTGTCGGCGAGCTTGGGGCTGATGATCCGCCCGACGTCGTAGACGCCCAGCATGCGCCGCATCCGCACCAGACCCAGCCGCCGGTCGACGGCCACCTCGGCGAACACCGCGCTGTAGGCGTTCATGGAGTACCGGTCGTCGCCGCTCGGGGTGAAGGTCCCGCGCGTCTCCAGGTGCGTACGGCTGTTACGCGCAAGCAGTTGCCGGTAGGTCTCCCCGCGCGCGGAGTTGCCCTTGACGTGCAGCCGGCCGCCGCGGACCACGATGTCGTCGGCGTCGACGCCGTGCAGCGGTGACCGCTCGTCCTCGACGGCGAGCTTGATCGCCTCCTGTCGCAGCTTGTCGCAGCCGTCCTGGACGGCGGAGCCGACGCCGGCCATGGTCTGCGAGCCGCCGTGCGGCGGGGCCGCCGGGAAGGTGGAGTCGCCGAGTTCGAAGCGGACCGTGCGCATGGTCAGGCCGAGGGCGTCGGCGGCGAGCTGGGTCATGGAGGTGTAGGTGCCGGGGCCCATGTCGCTGGTCGACGCCTGGACCAGGGCCGTGCCGTCGGCGTCCAGCCTGACCCGTGCCTCGGACCGCATGCGCAGGGTGTCGTAGATACCGCTGGCCATGCCCATGCCGATCAGCCAGTCGCCGTCCCGCCGGGAGCGGGGCTTGGGGTTGCGCCGGTGCCAGCCGAACTCGCGGGCTCCGGTCCGCAGGCACTCGCTCAGGCGCCGGGTGGACCAGGGCAGGCCGTTGGCAGGGTCCTCCTGCGGTTCGTTGCGCAGCCGCAGCTCGATCGGGTCGATGCCGGTCTTGTGGGCGAGTTCGTCCATGGCCGACTCGACGGCGAAGGCGGCGCTGGACCAGCCGGGGCCCCGCATGAACGTCGGTGTGTTCACGTCCAGCGGCACGGTCCGGTACGCCTGGCGGACGTGGGGCGTGGCGTAGAGCATCTGCCCCGGGTTCATCACGCCCTCGACGTAGTGCTCGTACGAGGACGTCTCGGCCCGTATCCGGTGGATCGCCGCGGTCACGCGTCCGCCCCGGGTGCTGCCCAGGCGCAGCCCGTACTCGTAGGCGGGCCGGTAGCCCACCCCGTAGTACAGCTGCTCGCGGGTCAGGACCAGTTTGACCGGGCGGCGGATCTGGCGGGCGGCGAGGGCCGCGATGGTGGTGTGCGGCCAGGTACGCAGCCCGTTGCCGA
The genomic region above belongs to Streptomyces coeruleorubidus and contains:
- a CDS encoding winged helix-turn-helix transcriptional regulator; this translates as MSQHPAFDVLTATCPSRTSLARIANKWTAMIVIALGPGPMRFGDLRTTVDGISAKVLTDTLRDLERDGLVARHAYAEIPPRVEYELTALGQTLHAPLRALGQWAEAHINAVLAAREAYDAQR
- a CDS encoding XdhC family protein, whose amino-acid sequence is MLNIADTLYRWCREARPFALATVIQVRGSAPLPPGTALAVGTDGEAVGSVSGGCVEGAVYELCQQVLETGEPPVRASFGYSDDDAFAVGLTCGGELEVLVQRVDPADQPHLTTTLEQVSAGVPVAVAQVVDGPQQILGRTLSVFGGGSAYDGTLGSRQQDRTVATQVRALLRAGRTARVEVGGDADTCPEKLTLLVHTQAAPPRMLIFGAVDFAAALSQAGRFLGYHVTVCDARPVFATTQRFPHADEVVVDWPHRYLEATEVDARTAICVLTHDAKFDIPLLRLALGLPVGYIGAMGSRRSHEHRLERLRETGVPEEHLALLHSPIGLDLGAHTPEETAISITAEIIAHVNNGTGLPLSRVPGPIHGSVPVAGMSPSSVLAA
- a CDS encoding nuclear transport factor 2 family protein; translation: MTGTNVDIAREYFQAVQQGDLARVGELLDEGIVWHQPGANQFSGERKGRDAVFAMLGGMMQTSQGSFAIDAVHTLMGNDDMVAAGIHFSGRRDGASMSMDGVDVLRVRDGKIVEMWLFSGDQAAEDEFWGR
- a CDS encoding TetR family transcriptional regulator, whose translation is MSETARAAAQSAGKPPGLRERMRATVRTEVVEVAHRLFTEQGFDKTTVDQIAAEVGLSRASLFRYFGTKEEIVLGRLAESGRRIAEALAARPDDERPWEALRRSFDVLTRMNEQAPEQALSYLRMLQETPALRAGHHEKQRSWQELLVPEIARRLEASPDRPEDTRPSALVAAALACLDVAATGWVACEGAVPLAALLDRAMGALEEQPGPA